The region atgtctgactcttgtgaccccatggatgtagcccaccaggctcctctgtccatgggatttctttaactacacataaatatacacatacatatagaaggaagagaaaacatgtccttttcCAATTTCAAAAAAAACCTAGAGAAAAGATCAGTTATTGCATCATTCTCTATAATCACACTGTCTACTGTGCTCCAGAAGCCAGAATAGGGAAAATGACCAAATTAATTTGCAGGACAAGAAACAGAAAGCAACTTAAAGCTTCAATGATAGTGGACTGATCAAATAAATTCACTGTGAACAAATTAGTGAACAAACACTGTTCGCTAAGGGAACAGTAGGGAGTAATTAGCAAGAATGTTTTGGAAGAAGACAGTGACAAGGGAAAACACAATGATTGagcacaaatttttaaaagtttaagtctGTTAAAAGATATGACACACAAATGTACACAACAATAAGATGGGCAACTGTAAAGTAAAATGCCAACAGTGTATTCCTTGAgatgatttattttcatttttgtactcTTCTTTtgcaaccagaaaaaaaattatttaaaaaattttaaaacacattattaaaacaaacaagcaagcaaatatTCTTAGTCCAACTTTAGAAGGTCTCAAATTCCGCTTCTACCTGTTGCTCATTCTAttttttctgccctaagggtggctCTGAGTAATTTCTTCTCTCTGACAGCCTTCTGGCTGACTAACTGCTAACTCTAGAACTATCAGCAAGCGAGCACATGTGCCTGGCACAAGTGAGCACATATGACCCATAAGAAGTTGGTCCTATCCCTACTAAGACAATATAGCAGTATAGAAGCctttgggaagaaaagaaagaacgcAGAGAATAGCATCTTAGCCTTTCTTACCTGTCAATAAAAAAGGATTATGGTCACCCCAAGCCCTACTCCAATCAGTTGTAGCCAGGGGTTGCAAACTTAAATGCCTATAGGAGTAGGTGAATAAAGAAGGGAAGCAAGTAGTGGGAACTGTGGTGAAATAATAAGGACATACCCGTCTAAAGGCAGTTGTTACTTGACTCAACCAATTGTTGCTGCATGAGAAACATAGGCCAAGTGCACCCCTACTTTTCATTTgtaacagagaaaacaaaactccAGAACTTTCCAGTAAAATTTCCCAGTTTCACAACATTATACAGATGAAACAAAGCATATATGTTTCTGATTCAGCCCCAAATCTGCCACTTTGTAAACTCATCTGGGGAGGAAAGACAGAGATCTTAAAAAAACTCCTAAGAGTCAAACTAAATATACATGTAAAGGATAAAGAATGTCTCCCAGATCCAAGAAAACAGCAACATGACTAACCAAATGATATTAATGAGAAAGATCATGCACAGAAATGAGTGGGTAAGGACAAACGTAGCTTTAAGAAAGCATAAATTTGGTTTATTCAGAACCCTGCAAGGTTGGTGGAAGTGAAGGAGGCTTGAAATGGGGATGCATACAGTCTCATTGCAAGAAAAGTCATGCTTAGCAATGAAGGATTACTTCAATGGGTTCTCCTAGTGAATAGGGAAAATATCCTTCCAGAACTCTCTCTGATGCCTTGCCCACTAAtgaacttgattaaaaaaataataactcacCTTTCCAGGCACTGGGATACCAGAAGCGGATGGGAAATCAGGGCATAAGCATTTAGTTCACTGGAAAGGGACTTGAccccatttagaaaaaaataactgtaacTGATTTCCAGCTAAATTCCATGCGACCAATTAATTTGGGTCTGTCATGGATCACCTATAGGTATGCTTCGAAAGTCAGTTCCCAGCCCTAAAAGGCTGAGATTTGGAAGTCAGTGACTTAATCAAAGTGCTGATGTCATCTAGTGATGCAGTGAGTAGCAGCCATCACAGGACATTTGcattcccacctcctcccccagcaAATTGGCTATTGTTCTCTGGTCCCTGAGAAGCAgcttcaataacaacaacaacaaaacttataGGTCCTTAATAGGAAAGGAATAATACTTACATTAACAAAATCTCCACCCTGAATCATGAAATCTTTTATGACCCTGAAACAGAGAACAAAGGATCCTGGGAGAAAATTTTGTGGTTTGGAATaacattaatttcaaaatataatgtTTATCACTTTGGTTTTAAGTAAGTCTTCAAATCAATGGTTGAGTTCACAAAAATATCCCTTCTCAAGAACTAAGAATTATGCTatggttttgttttcctctgaagaGACTAGTCACTCAAGGAAGTAATTCTAAACAATACTAATAGTAATTCTAAAAGTACCCCAGGATGGCTTGCCGAAAGTCTTACCTGTGGAAGGTGCTCCCCTTGTATCCTATCGGAACCCCATCTTTTCTATAAGCCAAAAGAAAGAGACTTGAAATGACAACAGGTAAACACGGCTTTTCAAGCTTACCACACAGTCGGGCCAGAGATACTCTTCTAAAGACGGTCGGGAGAGAGACGAAGAAGGCAAATGAACTGAGGACAGACCCACAGTAATACCTTCTATTACTGTCACCAGCAATCATTCAAGGCCTGCCGGTGATTCCCCATTACCCTCACTGCATACTCAGGACACCCCTCAGGAGCAAGCAGAGAAATCAACCACGTCTGAGACTGACCTGAATTCTCCTGTGCAGAACTGCCTGAAAAGGAAGAGTGAAGGATTCAGTCGCCATGGCATCACAACTCTGAGCGCCCCTAACCTCGGCGGGAAGGGGAGACGTCGGCGCTAGCCAGCCCACCTATAGGCTGGTAAGACGTCCAGGCATACAGATTAACAACATAAACTGAAAAGGGAACTACTATTCAGAGCGATACCCAGAGAAGTCAGATCTCAAGGACGGTGAATGAACGGATAGAGGTAGGCAGAAGATTTCACAGACAGGCCTAGCTTTCTCGTTTGGTTTATCCTGCAAAGCTGGAACATCTCCTTACCTAAAATTCTCCGCCGTCTTAGGCACAACGTCTGCAAAGAGCTCAATCTTCATACGACCAACTTCCTGCAACCGGCGAGAGACGTTCAGAAAGCCAAGTCTAAGCCCGTGAAGGCCTCACCGAACAGGGAACCCTCGGGCCCCCATGCCGCTAGGTCTGTCCTACCTCCGCCTCCATAGCCTACTCTTCCTTTCCACCTGGTCCCTCCACCAGCGCGGCGCTAGGCTGCGCAagactcctcctcttcctcctccctcacccccGCCCCGCAGGTCGGTAGGTGCTGGTTCAATTTCACTTTTTGGCTCCCCGAGTTTGCTACACCTGCGGAGGTAAGATCTGCCTGCCAGACCGCGTGCACGTTCCCTTTGGCATCGGACAGGCTGGCTGCCAAGACCTCACCTGGCCGCCAATGCTGACATCAAAGAATACCACGGGATTGACAGGGCTTGAATTTGCCACCGCCATGCCTCTGACCCGGAAGCAGAAGTCGGGAGCGCGGAGTTCCGGCGATTCTACGCCCCTCCTCGTGCGGGAGGTGTTTATTTCCGGCGCAGGCGCAGGCGCAGGCGCAAGAAGAGACGGGGacggccggccccgcccccggaagCTCTCCGCCTTCGACGCCAAACTGGGTGCTGCGTGGGTGGCGGGGGCTTCCTTCTGTTTTGACAACTAGTGTTACCTCACCTGAGTCTCCTTGAGCGCTGAGTTTGGAGTGTGAAATGTGAAACCCAAACAACTCCATTTTAGGATAGCACCGCCATTTTGAGTAAAACCCCCTCCCGAGGAGAGAAAAcgaaatttaaagagaaagaaactcaacGAGTCAATCAAGGGAGGGCAGGAAAGTCCCTCAAGAAAGCCCCTCACCTCCCACCAATCAGTAGCTTACAAGACCTCCTTAGTTAAAGAATTAACCAATCCCCTTAAGCTTCCCGCTTCCCCCACTATACGGTATAAAAATAGATCGCTGCCATCGCTCCGGGCTCTGTCCGCATGGCCGTTAGGTTGTGTGGAGGGAGTCCTTGCCCGAGCTtgtaataaagttcctcactgcTTTTGCATCAATCCGTGGCTCCTGTGGTGTTTGGTGGGATTCCGCGATCCGGGTACAACATTTTGGGGGCTTGTCCGGGATCCCCCGGACCCTCCAGGACCCGCACTTCAGAGGACGAACGGCCGGtaagcagtagcagcagctgCATCTGTATCTGTAAGAGGGCCCCTCTCTGTAGCTGGACTTAAACCTAGGCGGACGCTCCGATACGGGTACagcagggagcaggaagagacGTCTTCCAGCTCCCACTCTGTAGTcccgtatatatatatatatatatatatttacacatacacCTCTGATACACATCTGATATACTCTGTACCTTTTGTTCTTGGAATTGCACGCTCTGTTATTTGTATGGTGTGTTGTCTTGTTTGTTCATTGTGTTGTTACAGCCAcgtgttccgggaaacaaactcactcagaaggacaatgcagatagtggtgtgcagtttattacaccggcgggcccaaggcagagtctcctcttagccaaggaccccaaccagcatttgtgaaaatcttttataccccatgtgtacgtgtccaaacccaccaccccaaattccttgaaacttacataaacaaaggaagggtaaatacaactacaataaccccatcattcacatgttatgtattcaaacagttaataatcaataagcccgtggtcacgttccaaccagttaataatcgataagcctgtgattacatcctgatagatacggaaaaaatttatgacctgtccagaggcaggggtgattatggtatgttttctcttaggtgatgagtaacctggatacgatcttcaaggttcccctgtccggagggggtcttctccttccattgtcgttcccacaggcactaagcagagagttcagggtCCACTGGAGagtggccgagcatgatcagcatagacaggcctgagatggagtccaggccctatgaattccttcttcattcccccttcttgatgctcttaactcatgagcatcattcatagggatatattgcaccctggctctccaactgccaattagggagaatgacatcaaccttcgggttacaaagttcataatacattgtaaaattcagggtccacaaagcagaactatcaaggcaactatgacagtggtaaatatagttttctacCAATCgcccttcacccaagataggaccgaagtccagaaaggaatgttttcatttgacattgcttttacctggtttttcatgtcatctaaagcagttgatacattgtcagataagtcaggaatgtatacacaacattcaaccttaattatagcacaggtccctccttgaaCAGCTGTATGTCCaaagccattttattatgaattactgcttttctcatttagatttgctcttcatttaaggcttggatggcttCTGTTTTATCTATGAGGGCctgtttgtgaaattagtcaaggcctctactttaatcataatatttGTTGTCCCTATAGAGGGTACGAAAaaggcagcaatatactcataccattgaaacacagatcttgtccacctagcatgtaaataaggtagatttactggGGCTTGCTATAGGTTAGGCTTTTGTTACACTGGCGTTTATATCAAATGTAGCCCCATGACCCGagtctattgactgtaggtctTACATCAAGAGAGCAAGGAGGGGttatgattgacaagagagaggaaagtctctttttgtcatcccagaaaagagcagagtgatTTAAGATCTCCTTGGCAGAGCAGTGtcacccaccaaggaagtccatccatcacagacagaggcatagCCCCACATACCCAGCAGTTGTAGGTGTTCTGGAAGTCTGCGTAGGAATGTGCCCATGAGACGAAAACATTGTcagaagttaaattcaaaatcacgttgatgaggccaagcagcaggagttgattgtgtGGCTTCATCCTGAGGAGGGGCTAGTCCGggatcttttccttcttcttaaggatAGTCTTAGTCTCTCGAGGGTCAgtggggtccctctgtgcagtccactcagcgttttctgggTCTGCGTGGTATGCTCTCTTCACTCTCATTTGATGGAcccaagggacaatacctgcaactttaactgcagtaggggtagttagaataacataagggccctttcaccaaggggctagcaaatcatatttctaatttttgacCCATAtttggtcaccaagtgtaaattcatgaatctgttccccaagggggaatggcaccctttcttgtacaaacttagttacccgatttattaccttacccagttccatctgctgtgaaatcctatccccccttacctgaggcaaatttgttgacacctgttttattatgggaggaggcctcccatacacaatttcgtatggagaatagccttgggactgtggggtcatcctgagtctgagcagagccgttGGAAGAaagtccactcaggagcagtcagtttctctgatccacttggagagtctctttaagtgtctggttggttcattccaccatctcacaactctgggcctatatgcagtgtgcagttgtTATTTGAtgttaaagttttgcttacttgttgcaCTAAATCAGTcacaaaagccgggccattgtCCGATCCAATGCTAGGAGGGAACGCAAATCTGGGAACTATctccctaagcaggcaccgggctacttctgatgctcCTTCAGTTCAGGTAGGAAAAACTTTTACCCATCCCGAGAAtgtacataccatgaccagcaggtaaTGGTAGTATCGGTGAGGTTTCATGTCAGTGatgtccactcccaggtgttcaaggggcagcatgcctttcagctgaatacctGGAAGTTTTTGTCTGAatacccgagaggcagcattaacctgtgagcaggcagcatggcctaggtgggtcgcttggtgtgtttgacttaccagagtgtgtgccagctcctccggtaccaataatttgccacttggcaattcccaccatcccttttcagtcttgatggccccttccgctCTGGCTAACCTGACAGCagttgtccttgttttatcaggctagtgccatcagtatataggacacgattagggtctggaaccttgagcccttctttaaaacaaaacccagataccttacctcctctttgtagatctgtgccttcttctaCACCCAgtaacctgcttccatcaacagctggagcagtgcatttgtccctttccagcatttttccttggtctcacgcagccagcagcaggtcatccccGTATTGTAGGAACCAACATCCAcactcttccggatggaatgagtccaggtcagaagccaaggcttccccaaagatggctggggAGTTCTTAAACCTTTGTGGGGGAGTCCAGATGAGCTGTTGTTCGGTgctcccgactggatcttcccattcaaaggcaaagatgggctgtgacgctggggcgaggcgtatgcagaagaaggcatcctagAGATCTAGGCAggtgtaaactttagtcctcggcggg is a window of Muntiacus reevesi chromosome 1, mMunRee1.1, whole genome shotgun sequence DNA encoding:
- the PPIH gene encoding peptidyl-prolyl cis-trans isomerase H isoform X7; translation: MAVANSSPVNPVVFFDVSIGGQVRSWQPACPMPKGTCTRSGRQILPPQEVGRMKIELFADVVPKTAENFRQFCTGEFRKDGVPIGYKGSTFHREMVPELPVSTGGRSQMRILSSDTQLQAFFPWQTAVPAQMAASFSSPALSVIG
- the PPIH gene encoding peptidyl-prolyl cis-trans isomerase H isoform X2, producing the protein MAVANSSPVNPVVFFDVSIGGQVRSWQPACPMPKGTCTRSGRQILPPQEVGRMKIELFADVVPKTAENFRKDGVPIGYKGSTFHRVIKDFMIQGGDFVNGDGTGVASIYRGPFADENFKLRHSAPGLLSMANSGPSTNGCQFFITCSKCDWLDGKHVVFGKIIDGLLVMRKIENVPTGPNNKPKLPVVISQCGEM
- the PPIH gene encoding peptidyl-prolyl cis-trans isomerase H isoform X1, coding for MAVANSSPVNPVVFFDVSIGGQVRSWQPACPMPKGTCTRSGRQILPPQEVGRMKIELFADVVPKTAENFRQFCTGEFRKDGVPIGYKGSTFHRVIKDFMIQGGDFVNGDGTGVASIYRGPFADENFKLRHSAPGLLSMANSGPSTNGCQFFITCSKCDWLDGKHVVFGKIIDGLLVMRKIENVPTGPNNKPKLPVVISQCGEM